One window of Hippoglossus stenolepis isolate QCI-W04-F060 chromosome 1, HSTE1.2, whole genome shotgun sequence genomic DNA carries:
- the LOC118108874 gene encoding ubiquitin-conjugating enzyme E2-17 kDa → MAMLITKTLLRETNTYSHRHHQYFCCVEQDLQDLGRDPPANCSAGPIGDDLFHWQSTIMGPADSPFQGGVFFLTIHFPTDYPVKPPLVSFTTKIYHPNINSNGSICLDILRSEWSPALTISGVLLSICALLRDPNPDDPLVPDIARIYKTDNKKFNEMAKEWTRKYAM, encoded by the exons ATGGCTATGCTAATAACAAAGACTTTACTAAGAGAAACCAACACCTACAGTCACAGGCATCATCAG TATTTCTGCTGTGTTGAACAGGACCTGCAGGACCTCGGAAGAGACCCTCCAGCAAACTGCTCTGCTGGACCAATTGGGGATGact TGTTTCATTGGCAGTCGACCATTATGGGTCCA GCTGATTCTCCATTCCAAGGAGGAGTTTTCTTTCTCACAATCCACTTCCCCACCGACTACCCAGTCAAGCCACCACTT gtatCATTTACAACAAAGATTTATCACCCAAATATTAACAGCAATGGCAGTATTTGTTTGGACATTCTCCGTTCAGAATGGTCTCCAGCACTAACAATTTCTGGAG ttttattgtccATATGTGCATTGTTGCGGGATCCAAACCCAGACGATCCCTTAGTTCCAGACATAGCTCGAATCTACAAGACCGACAACAAAAA atTCAACGAAATGGCAAAAGAATGGACCCGCAAGTATGCcatgtaa